In one window of Nodosilinea sp. PGN35 DNA:
- a CDS encoding iron-siderophore ABC transporter substrate-binding protein: MRHWFTWLGLWLLTLGLVVACQRSPQTGGSVDGANCTVVEHELGTVCVPNEIQRLVTLDGPAFEHAIAVGLRPIATVRAEYQKPLESRLIDAQDIGISGNPSLENVIGMQPDFLLGLTLGSEDIYPQLSQIAPTVLLSFEHSGQWKSVFRQASAALHQTAAAEATMAAYDARTADFRAQMGNRLEDLQVSVVRLYPDSINLYLKESFVGTVLQDAGLKRPPAQDIGAAEAVQRFGNPIQTSISRELLEQADGDVIFVWTGENTAETTATAQQKLQALRQDPLWQQLRAVQAGRVYTVPGYWLGSGPIAANAVLDDLFKYLLEPS; this comes from the coding sequence TTGAGACACTGGTTTACCTGGCTGGGATTATGGCTACTGACCCTGGGATTGGTGGTGGCCTGCCAGCGATCGCCCCAAACGGGCGGATCAGTGGACGGGGCGAACTGCACCGTAGTGGAGCACGAGTTAGGGACCGTCTGTGTACCCAATGAGATTCAGCGGCTGGTGACCCTGGATGGCCCGGCCTTTGAGCACGCGATCGCCGTTGGCCTGAGGCCCATCGCCACGGTTCGCGCCGAATACCAAAAGCCGCTGGAGTCACGCCTGATCGATGCTCAGGATATCGGTATCAGCGGCAACCCTAGCCTGGAAAACGTGATTGGGATGCAACCCGACTTCCTCCTGGGGCTGACCCTGGGCAGTGAGGACATCTATCCCCAACTGTCTCAGATCGCGCCCACCGTCCTGCTGAGCTTTGAGCACAGCGGTCAGTGGAAGAGTGTTTTTCGCCAGGCCAGTGCTGCGCTGCACCAGACTGCGGCGGCTGAGGCAACCATGGCCGCCTACGATGCCCGCACCGCCGACTTTAGAGCCCAAATGGGCAATCGCCTGGAAGACTTACAGGTATCGGTCGTGCGCCTGTATCCTGACAGCATCAACCTGTACCTGAAAGAGTCATTTGTGGGCACGGTGTTGCAGGACGCTGGATTGAAGCGGCCCCCGGCCCAGGACATTGGGGCTGCCGAAGCCGTACAACGCTTTGGCAATCCCATTCAAACCAGCATTAGCCGGGAACTGCTAGAGCAGGCTGACGGCGATGTGATCTTTGTCTGGACGGGCGAGAACACCGCTGAAACAACGGCAACAGCCCAGCAAAAGCTGCAAGCCCTAAGGCAAGATCCGCTTTGGCAGCAACTCAGGGCGGTGCAGGCCGGCCGTGTCTACACTGTGCCCGGCTACTGGCTTGGCAGCGGCCCGATCGCCGCCAATGCCGTCCTCGACGACCTGTTTAAATATCTGTTGGAGCCGTCTTAG
- a CDS encoding DUF2301 domain-containing membrane protein, giving the protein MNSAAHEPSLSSPPSPVVYSGQFGDYTITQGDRRGVVLYRTGLMAAALAFGAGTILALGFHQYPSLVQAISVLYTVFWLGLGLSLATIHIYLVPLHRLLQGVWLVGGLASLALSHGIDGPLAQTVVETPGVLWGVGFTFVALTGIFFKEAFCFNRLETKLLTPLVPLLLLGHLFGLLPLAAERGLLAAWAILFGVFALRKAVQPIVPDIGDKSVFAYLKQQRSQAPG; this is encoded by the coding sequence ATGAATAGCGCTGCACATGAGCCTTCCCTGTCGTCGCCACCGTCGCCAGTGGTGTACAGCGGGCAGTTTGGTGATTACACCATTACCCAGGGCGATCGCCGGGGGGTGGTGCTCTACCGCACTGGCCTGATGGCGGCGGCGCTGGCCTTCGGGGCCGGTACCATTCTGGCGCTGGGGTTTCACCAATATCCCAGCCTGGTGCAGGCCATCAGCGTGCTCTACACCGTGTTTTGGCTGGGCCTGGGGCTGAGCTTGGCCACCATTCACATCTATCTGGTGCCGCTGCACCGGTTGCTCCAGGGGGTTTGGCTGGTGGGAGGGCTGGCGTCGCTGGCCCTCTCCCACGGTATTGATGGCCCTCTGGCGCAGACGGTGGTGGAAACCCCTGGGGTCCTGTGGGGCGTTGGCTTTACCTTTGTGGCCCTGACCGGCATTTTCTTTAAAGAAGCCTTTTGCTTTAACCGTCTGGAGACAAAGCTGCTGACGCCCCTGGTGCCGCTGCTGCTGCTGGGCCATCTGTTTGGCCTGCTGCCGCTGGCGGCTGAGCGGGGGCTGCTGGCGGCCTGGGCGATTTTGTTTGGGGTGTTTGCCCTGCGCAAGGCGGTGCAGCCCATCGTGCCCGACATTGGCGATAAGTCGGTTTTTGCCTACCTAAAGCAGCAGCGCTCCCAGGCTCCAGGCTGA
- a CDS encoding Nif11-like leader peptide family natural product precursor, producing the protein MALDQLEAFLKKMQSDPALKNEVVAATTADDVARIALKLGFEFSGDELLRMSGKKFGGVTVRKTDLPGEYN; encoded by the coding sequence ATGGCTTTAGATCAACTTGAGGCATTTTTGAAGAAAATGCAGTCTGACCCTGCACTCAAAAATGAAGTGGTCGCAGCAACAACTGCAGATGATGTTGCGCGAATAGCCCTAAAACTTGGTTTTGAATTTTCAGGTGATGAATTATTGAGAATGTCAGGCAAGAAATTTGGTGGGGTTACTGTTAGAAAAACTGATCTTCCTGGGGAGTATAATTAA
- a CDS encoding glutathione S-transferase family protein yields the protein MSPIVTAFEQSPDRGRGLARDMPVRWAFEEVGQPYDVRLISFSAMKESGHRSRQPFGQIPTYEDGNLVLFESGAIVLHIAERHSGLLPEDADARARAIAWMFAALSTVEPGIVQREVSLYLERDKAWHEERLLLVEARIRRRLDDLAARLGAGEWLDGSFSAGDLLMVQVLRRLGGSGILEDYPNLVAYVARGEARPAFKRAFAAQLAVFTGRSSQS from the coding sequence ATGAGTCCCATTGTCACCGCCTTTGAACAGTCGCCCGATCGCGGTCGGGGGCTGGCACGCGACATGCCGGTGCGCTGGGCGTTTGAAGAAGTGGGCCAACCCTACGACGTGCGCCTGATTTCTTTTAGCGCGATGAAGGAAAGTGGCCATCGGTCTCGTCAGCCCTTCGGACAGATTCCGACCTACGAAGACGGCAATCTCGTCTTGTTCGAGTCGGGGGCGATCGTGTTGCACATTGCCGAGCGCCACAGCGGCCTGCTGCCCGAGGATGCCGACGCCCGTGCCCGAGCGATCGCATGGATGTTTGCCGCCCTCTCTACGGTGGAGCCTGGGATCGTTCAGCGCGAAGTCTCGCTATATCTGGAGCGCGACAAGGCCTGGCACGAGGAGCGCCTGCTGCTCGTCGAGGCTCGCATCCGCCGTCGGCTAGACGACCTTGCCGCTCGGCTCGGCGCTGGCGAATGGCTCGATGGGTCGTTTAGCGCTGGCGATCTGCTGATGGTGCAGGTGCTGCGCAGACTGGGCGGATCGGGCATTTTGGAAGACTACCCAAACCTCGTAGCCTATGTGGCCCGCGGCGAGGCCCGACCGGCCTTTAAACGTGCTTTCGCGGCTCAGCTGGCAGTTTTTACGGGCAGGTCATCCCAGAGTTAA
- a CDS encoding methylenetetrahydrofolate reductase: MASAPLGYQLRTAAKANQFLVTAEVMPPKGGNPEHMLAMGQMLRGRVHAVNVTDGSRAVMRMSSWAAALLLQQQGVEAVCQVACRDRNRIALQADLMGAHALGLRNILALTGDPVKAGDHPEARGVFDLESVRLLKLLEKLNYGVDSHDNPLTDGALDLFAGAAIDPQSPSWSGLQRRFEAKVKAGAQFFQSQMITDFDRLAKFMNQVASSYDRPVLAGIFLLKSAKNARFINRNVPGVHIPEAIVERLAAAADPLQEGVQIAAEQVQAAQQICQGVHLMAVRREDLIPQILELGGVAPVDAPLAQR, from the coding sequence TTGGCTTCTGCACCCCTGGGTTATCAACTGCGTACGGCGGCCAAGGCCAACCAGTTTTTGGTCACAGCGGAGGTCATGCCGCCCAAGGGGGGCAACCCAGAGCACATGCTGGCCATGGGCCAGATGCTCCGGGGGCGAGTGCACGCCGTCAACGTCACCGACGGCAGCCGGGCGGTGATGCGGATGTCGTCGTGGGCGGCGGCGCTGCTGCTGCAGCAGCAGGGGGTGGAGGCGGTGTGCCAGGTGGCCTGCCGCGATCGCAACCGCATTGCCCTCCAGGCCGACCTGATGGGGGCCCACGCGCTGGGGCTGCGCAATATTCTGGCGCTCACGGGCGACCCGGTGAAGGCGGGCGACCATCCCGAAGCGCGCGGGGTGTTTGATCTGGAGTCGGTGCGGCTGCTGAAGCTGCTGGAAAAACTCAACTACGGCGTCGATAGCCACGACAATCCCCTCACCGACGGTGCCCTCGATCTGTTTGCCGGGGCGGCAATCGACCCGCAATCGCCCAGCTGGTCGGGCTTGCAGCGGCGGTTTGAGGCCAAGGTAAAAGCCGGGGCGCAGTTCTTTCAAAGCCAGATGATCACCGACTTCGATCGCCTGGCCAAGTTTATGAACCAGGTGGCCTCAAGCTACGATCGCCCCGTGCTGGCCGGAATATTTTTGCTCAAATCGGCCAAAAACGCCAGATTTATCAACCGCAACGTGCCCGGTGTCCACATCCCCGAGGCGATTGTCGAGCGCCTCGCCGCCGCCGCCGACCCGCTGCAAGAGGGGGTGCAGATTGCCGCCGAGCAGGTGCAGGCCGCCCAGCAGATCTGTCAGGGGGTGCACCTGATGGCCGTGCGCCGCGAAGACCTGATTCCCCAAATTCTCGAGTTGGGGGGGGTGGCCCCGGTCGATGCGCCCCTAGCCCAGCGATAG
- a CDS encoding ABC transporter ATP-binding protein, whose translation MPPITHLLWQLIRYAQRLYWVDTLLWLFILGLPAVPGLILREFFDTLTGESRFGASPWGWIALLLAVGVARVVAIFVGRITKTQHRFLISALVRHNLLFELLKRPGAELAAGGASGQNASPGEILSYFRDDAAQIEDIVVGTNEIFAAGVFAVGSVALLLSVNPTMTLLVFLPLCAIALLAHQAEHRLKRYRRASRQATQRVTGLIGELFTAVQAVKVAGAEAQMLEELRQRCDRRRDLVVRDQVFSAVLNSSFENIVSLGTGLILLVAAQSLGAQGSLTVGDFALFVYYLSFVTYFLAFLGGFIAVTKQSEVSFERMGGLVGSEAKNLNEQSSEFSVLSSQLKDSTQNSTLKLQNSYPLTHPHPLYLKPLFRPEPALPAIAPNSPPDPLRELRVEGLTYRYPGGGGISDIGFTLRAGSLTVITGRVGAGKTTLLRVLLGLLPRQAGRLYWNGQLVANPADFLVPPRAAYTPQIPQLFSASLRDNLLLGLESAVSSAQLDAAIAAAVFDRDLAAMPDGLDTPIGTRGLRLSGGQKQRAAAARMLLRQPALMVFDDLSSALDVETEQHLWQRLFDPATPSPLPPTCLVVSHRPSVLKRADQILHLEAGRVK comes from the coding sequence GTGCCCCCCATCACCCACCTCCTCTGGCAGCTCATCCGCTACGCCCAACGGCTCTACTGGGTCGATACGCTGCTGTGGCTGTTCATTCTCGGTCTGCCTGCGGTGCCGGGGCTGATCCTTCGCGAGTTCTTTGACACCCTCACCGGAGAATCGCGCTTTGGTGCGTCGCCCTGGGGGTGGATTGCGCTGCTGTTGGCGGTGGGGGTGGCGCGGGTGGTGGCAATTTTTGTGGGGCGCATCACCAAGACCCAGCACCGCTTTTTGATCAGCGCTCTGGTGCGGCACAATCTGCTGTTTGAGTTGCTAAAACGGCCCGGCGCTGAGCTGGCCGCAGGCGGGGCCAGTGGCCAGAATGCCTCTCCCGGTGAAATTCTCAGCTACTTTCGTGACGATGCAGCACAGATTGAAGATATTGTCGTTGGCACCAACGAGATCTTTGCCGCCGGGGTGTTTGCGGTGGGGTCGGTGGCGCTGCTGCTGAGCGTCAACCCGACGATGACGCTGCTGGTGTTTTTGCCGCTGTGTGCGATCGCCCTCCTCGCCCACCAGGCCGAGCACCGCCTCAAACGCTACCGCCGCGCCAGCCGCCAGGCCACCCAGCGGGTCACCGGGCTGATTGGCGAACTGTTTACCGCCGTGCAGGCGGTCAAAGTGGCCGGAGCCGAAGCCCAAATGCTAGAGGAACTGCGGCAACGGTGCGATCGCCGCCGCGATCTAGTGGTGCGCGACCAGGTCTTCAGCGCCGTGCTCAACTCCAGCTTTGAAAACATTGTCAGCCTCGGCACCGGACTCATTTTGCTGGTTGCCGCCCAGAGCCTGGGTGCCCAGGGCAGCCTCACCGTGGGCGACTTTGCCCTCTTTGTCTACTACCTCTCCTTTGTCACCTACTTCCTTGCCTTCCTCGGCGGCTTTATTGCCGTCACCAAGCAGAGCGAAGTTTCCTTTGAGCGCATGGGGGGACTGGTGGGAAGTGAAGCTAAAAACCTTAACGAACAAAGTTCTGAGTTCTCAGTTTTGAGTTCTCAGCTAAAGGATTCAACTCAAAACTCAACGCTCAAACTTCAAAATTCTTATCCCCTCACCCACCCCCACCCTCTCTACCTCAAGCCCCTCTTTCGCCCAGAACCGGCCTTACCGGCGATCGCCCCCAACTCCCCGCCCGATCCCCTGCGGGAGCTGCGGGTTGAGGGGTTGACCTACCGCTATCCTGGCGGGGGTGGCATCAGCGACATCGGGTTTACGCTAAGGGCGGGCAGCCTGACGGTGATTACCGGACGGGTGGGCGCAGGCAAAACCACCCTGCTGCGGGTGCTGCTGGGCCTGCTGCCCCGCCAGGCCGGTCGACTGTACTGGAATGGCCAGCTGGTTGCCAATCCGGCAGACTTTTTGGTGCCGCCTCGGGCCGCTTACACGCCGCAAATTCCCCAGCTCTTCAGCGCCTCACTGCGGGATAATCTGCTGCTGGGGTTGGAAAGCGCGGTCAGCTCAGCTCAGCTCGACGCTGCGATCGCCGCCGCCGTCTTCGATCGCGATCTTGCGGCCATGCCCGACGGGCTCGACACCCCGATTGGCACCCGCGGCCTTCGTCTCTCGGGCGGGCAAAAACAGCGGGCCGCCGCCGCCCGCATGCTGCTGCGCCAGCCCGCCCTCATGGTGTTTGACGACCTCTCTAGCGCCTTGGATGTCGAAACCGAGCAGCATCTGTGGCAGCGATTGTTTGACCCCGCCACCCCGTCCCCCCTGCCGCCCACCTGTCTGGTTGTCTCCCACCGCCCCTCAGTGCTCAAGCGAGCCGATCAGATTCTGCATTTAGAGGCCGGGCGCGTGAAGTAG
- the trpS gene encoding tryptophan--tRNA ligase, whose amino-acid sequence MAKQRILSGIQPTGNLHLGNYLGAIRNWVDLQEAYDAFLFMADLHAITVPHDPKRLAEDTYKVAATYIACGIDPNKATIFVQSHLSAHAELAWLFNCITPLNWLERMIQFKEKAIKQGENVSIGLLDYPVLQAADILLYEPDLVPVGEDQKQHLELTRDIAARLNFQFGSEDHPVLKIPEPMIRAEGARVMSLTDGTKKMSKSDPSDQSRIDLTDSTDAIVKKIKRAKTDPERGLWFDDPARPECNNLLTLYTLLSGQTKAAVAAECREMGWGQFKPLLADTAVAALEPIQTRFKELMGDRTYLESVLRTGRDQAGAIANATLARVKDALGYSKPL is encoded by the coding sequence ATGGCCAAACAGCGCATTCTTTCGGGCATTCAGCCGACGGGCAACCTGCACCTGGGCAACTATTTGGGGGCAATTCGCAACTGGGTTGACCTGCAAGAAGCATACGATGCTTTTCTGTTTATGGCCGATCTGCACGCCATTACGGTGCCCCACGACCCCAAGCGCCTGGCGGAGGACACCTATAAAGTGGCGGCCACCTACATCGCCTGCGGCATTGATCCCAACAAGGCCACTATTTTTGTGCAGTCGCACCTGTCGGCCCATGCCGAACTGGCCTGGCTGTTTAACTGCATTACCCCGCTCAACTGGCTAGAGCGCATGATTCAGTTCAAGGAAAAAGCCATCAAGCAGGGGGAAAACGTCAGCATCGGTCTGCTCGACTACCCGGTGCTGCAAGCGGCGGATATTTTGCTCTACGAGCCCGACCTGGTGCCCGTGGGCGAAGATCAAAAGCAGCACCTAGAACTCACCCGCGACATTGCCGCCCGGCTCAATTTTCAGTTTGGCAGCGAAGACCACCCGGTGCTCAAGATTCCCGAACCGATGATTCGCGCCGAGGGGGCCAGGGTGATGAGCCTCACCGACGGCACTAAAAAAATGTCTAAGTCAGACCCCTCTGACCAAAGCCGGATTGATTTGACAGACTCAACCGATGCGATCGTCAAAAAGATCAAGCGGGCTAAAACCGACCCCGAGCGAGGCCTGTGGTTCGATGACCCGGCCCGGCCCGAGTGCAACAATCTGCTGACCCTCTATACGCTGCTGTCGGGGCAGACCAAAGCGGCGGTGGCGGCGGAGTGCAGAGAGATGGGCTGGGGCCAGTTCAAGCCCCTGCTGGCCGACACGGCGGTGGCGGCGCTGGAGCCAATTCAAACCCGGTTTAAGGAGCTGATGGGCGATCGCACCTACCTGGAGAGCGTGCTCAGAACCGGGCGCGACCAGGCGGGGGCGATCGCCAACGCCACCCTGGCTCGGGTCAAAGACGCCCTGGGCTACTCTAAACCGCTGTAG
- a CDS encoding TspO/MBR family protein, giving the protein MFPAWLVIAVVGVAIASASSLLSSRDIKWFKRQRRPDWLTFEAAIPVVWTVVFICGGWSAYIVWQQTQSWWFMAGYVLLELLIVSYTPVMCKLQNLRVGTAIGAAGFGFGLVLALLVAQVDTNAFLLLLPYLLWSPVGTLITWQMAQLNPGQ; this is encoded by the coding sequence ATGTTTCCAGCCTGGTTAGTGATTGCGGTGGTGGGGGTGGCGATCGCCTCTGCCTCCAGCCTGCTCAGTTCTCGCGATATCAAGTGGTTTAAGCGGCAGCGTCGTCCCGACTGGCTGACCTTTGAGGCGGCCATTCCGGTTGTGTGGACGGTGGTGTTTATCTGCGGCGGCTGGTCGGCCTACATTGTTTGGCAGCAAACCCAGAGCTGGTGGTTCATGGCGGGGTATGTCTTGCTGGAGTTGCTGATTGTCAGCTACACCCCAGTGATGTGCAAACTGCAAAACTTGCGCGTGGGCACGGCGATCGGGGCAGCGGGGTTTGGGTTTGGGCTGGTGCTGGCCCTGCTGGTGGCCCAGGTGGACACCAACGCATTTTTGCTGCTGCTGCCCTACCTGCTGTGGAGCCCGGTGGGAACGCTGATCACCTGGCAGATGGCCCAGCTGAATCCGGGTCAGTAA
- a CDS encoding DUF1636 domain-containing protein, producing MPDQLIVCKSCGFSVDEEKRDGETGGGHLLKHLEALYEQWPRKGELAIETTGCLCICEKPCAIAYVGTGKPTYLFANLDATTCAADLLTAAELYLDSKDGMVSAYTLPAELQSHRIARIPPAP from the coding sequence ATGCCAGACCAGTTAATTGTCTGCAAAAGCTGCGGTTTTTCGGTGGATGAAGAAAAGCGCGACGGGGAAACGGGTGGGGGACACCTGCTGAAGCACCTGGAAGCGCTGTATGAGCAGTGGCCGCGCAAGGGTGAGCTGGCGATTGAGACTACTGGCTGCCTGTGCATCTGTGAAAAGCCCTGCGCGATCGCCTACGTGGGCACGGGCAAACCCACCTACCTGTTTGCCAACCTCGATGCCACCACCTGCGCCGCCGACCTGCTCACCGCCGCTGAGCTATATCTCGACAGCAAGGACGGCATGGTTTCGGCCTACACGTTGCCCGCTGAGCTTCAATCGCACAGAATCGCTCGAATTCCGCCTGCACCTTAG
- a CDS encoding cytochrome P450, which translates to MPALPGSQTPFWRRAPKLILRPLDYFEDHYRRYGPVFRVGEKPLSVYVADPAVIQGIFQADAAQFHIPPQSPGSGLTFLLGEQSLLLLDGARHRRHRRLLMPPFHGDRMRTYGQVIGTLTEQVMASWQPGTAFNVRSAMQEITLRVILKAVFGLGDGDRYDRLRQLLSTLLEGLGTPFSAFFIFFPGLQKDWGPMSPWGKFVRIKAEIDALIYAEIGDRRQRPRPDSTDILSLMISARDEQGQPLSDGELHDELITLLVAGHETTASALTWALYWVHWLPAVGDRLRQELAALGPAPDPLAYASLPYLTAVCQETLRIYPVAPTTGIRIVSQPLSVAGYEFPPGAALFLNIYLVHHRDDLYPNPDSFRPERFLERQYSPYEYFPFGGGHRSCIGSAFALMEMKLVLATILRHWQLALPEGDRRPLKPVRRGLTLAPPGGLRLVPQSQTAPQPQALSLG; encoded by the coding sequence ATGCCTGCTCTTCCTGGCTCTCAGACTCCGTTTTGGCGGCGCGCGCCCAAACTCATTCTGCGCCCGCTGGACTACTTTGAAGATCACTACCGTCGCTACGGGCCGGTGTTTCGGGTGGGGGAAAAGCCGCTGTCGGTCTATGTGGCTGACCCGGCGGTGATTCAGGGGATTTTTCAGGCCGATGCGGCTCAGTTTCACATTCCGCCCCAGAGTCCGGGCAGTGGGCTGACGTTTTTGCTGGGCGAGCAGTCGCTGCTGCTGCTGGATGGGGCGCGCCACCGCCGCCACCGCCGCCTGCTGATGCCGCCCTTCCACGGCGATCGCATGCGCACCTACGGCCAGGTCATCGGCACCCTGACTGAGCAGGTGATGGCCAGCTGGCAGCCGGGCACCGCTTTTAACGTGCGCTCCGCCATGCAGGAGATTACCCTGCGGGTGATTTTAAAGGCGGTGTTTGGGCTGGGGGACGGCGATCGCTACGATCGCCTGCGGCAGCTGCTGAGCACGCTGCTGGAGGGGTTGGGCACTCCCTTTAGCGCCTTCTTTATTTTCTTTCCGGGGCTGCAAAAAGACTGGGGGCCGATGAGCCCCTGGGGTAAGTTTGTGCGGATCAAGGCGGAGATTGACGCGCTGATCTACGCCGAAATTGGCGATCGCCGCCAGCGGCCCCGGCCCGACAGCACCGACATTCTCTCGCTGATGATCAGCGCCCGCGACGAGCAGGGCCAGCCCCTCAGCGACGGCGAACTCCACGACGAGCTGATCACGCTGCTGGTGGCGGGCCACGAAACCACGGCCTCGGCCCTGACCTGGGCGCTGTACTGGGTGCACTGGCTACCGGCGGTGGGCGATCGCCTGCGTCAGGAGCTAGCGGCCCTGGGGCCAGCCCCTGACCCCCTGGCCTACGCCAGCCTGCCCTACCTGACGGCGGTCTGCCAGGAAACCCTGCGGATCTACCCGGTCGCCCCGACTACGGGCATTCGCATCGTCAGCCAGCCGCTGAGCGTGGCGGGCTACGAGTTTCCCCCTGGGGCAGCGCTGTTTCTCAACATCTACCTGGTGCACCACCGCGACGATCTCTACCCCAACCCCGACAGCTTTCGGCCCGAGCGCTTTTTAGAACGGCAGTATTCGCCCTACGAGTACTTTCCCTTTGGCGGCGGGCACCGCAGCTGCATTGGCTCGGCCTTTGCGCTGATGGAAATGAAGCTGGTGCTGGCGACCATTTTGCGGCACTGGCAGCTGGCGCTGCCCGAGGGCGATCGCCGCCCCCTGAAACCCGTGCGGCGCGGGTTGACCCTAGCGCCGCCGGGGGGGCTGCGGCTGGTGCCCCAGAGCCAGACTGCGCCCCAGCCCCAGGCGCTATCGCTGGGCTAG